One Clostridia bacterium DNA segment encodes these proteins:
- the rpsF gene encoding 30S ribosomal protein S6 encodes MNKYETIFIINTEIGEESVKALVEKFKNMLETSTQLENIDEWGKRKLAYPINDLNEGYYVLANFSAESNFPQELERVYKITDGIIKYIVIRKEN; translated from the coding sequence ATGAACAAATACGAAACTATTTTCATCATCAATACTGAAATTGGGGAAGAAAGCGTTAAGGCTCTTGTTGAAAAATTCAAGAACATGCTGGAAACTTCAACCCAATTGGAAAATATTGATGAATGGGGAAAAAGAAAGTTGGCATATCCTATAAACGATCTCAACGAAGGCTATTATGTACTGGCAAACTTCAGTGCAGAATCCAATTTCCCACAAGAACTTGAAAGAGTATATAAAATAACCGATGGTATCATCAAATATATTGTTATAAGGAAAGAAAATTAA
- a CDS encoding single-stranded DNA-binding protein, producing the protein MNKVILMGRLTKEPELRYTSTNNTAVCSFTLAIDRKFSKQGEEKQADFIPVVAWSKLGEFCGKYFQKGRQVVVVGRIQTRTWDDSEGKKHYVTEVVAEEAYFADSKKGEGMPSRNTGGAGSDQTDGFYPIDDDDELPF; encoded by the coding sequence ATGAATAAGGTTATTTTAATGGGGAGGCTTACCAAAGAGCCCGAACTCAGATACACAAGCACAAACAATACAGCTGTTTGCAGCTTTACTCTTGCTATAGACAGAAAGTTTTCCAAACAGGGTGAAGAGAAGCAGGCAGATTTTATACCTGTAGTTGCTTGGAGCAAACTGGGCGAGTTTTGCGGGAAGTACTTTCAAAAAGGCCGCCAGGTAGTTGTTGTAGGCAGAATTCAAACCAGAACCTGGGACGATAGTGAAGGCAAAAAACACTATGTAACCGAGGTAGTAGCTGAGGAGGCGTACTTCGCTGACAGTAAAAAAGGAGAAGGAATGCCCTCAAGAAATACAGGTGGAGCAGGCTCTGACCAGACGGACGGGTTTTATCCGATAGACGACGATGATGAACTTCCGTTTTGA
- the rpsR gene encoding 30S ribosomal protein S18 — protein MPGPKRDRNNRDSYDKGEGKGGMRMRRAKRKICAFCVDKVTDIDYKEVAKVRKFISERGKILPRRISGNCAKHQRQLTVAIKRARHIALLPYTAE, from the coding sequence ATGCCAGGACCAAAAAGGGATAGAAATAACAGAGATTCCTATGATAAGGGCGAAGGTAAAGGCGGAATGAGGATGAGAAGGGCAAAGAGAAAAATTTGTGCCTTCTGTGTTGATAAAGTAACCGATATAGACTATAAGGAAGTTGCAAAAGTAAGAAAGTTTATTTCTGAAAGAGGAAAGATACTTCCAAGAAGAATATCAGGAAACTGTGCTAAACACCAACGTCAACTGACTGTAGCTATAAAGAGGGCAAGACATATTGCATTACTTCCGTATACAGCAGAATAA
- the pheA gene encoding prephenate dehydratase: protein MRKIGFLGPKGTFSHEAALEYIKKREIGYTACDFNSITDTLLAVQRGEIHEAIVPIENSLEGAINVTLDTIAFDVDLKIMAEEIIAVRPNLLVKKGTRIEDIKCILSHPQPIGQCIKYIGSRFPGAQVKSVYSTVGAVEEVLEGNGDLAAIGTIAAAEAYGLDILDRNIQDGENNFTRFVVVSGQDSERTGDDKTSIVFSTENKPGSLYRILDIFNLWDINMTRIESRPAKNQLGRYIFFVDIIGHRSDDDVRDALTMVQKKTSFYKFLGSYPVFRS, encoded by the coding sequence ATGCGGAAGATAGGTTTTTTAGGTCCTAAAGGTACCTTCTCACATGAGGCAGCTTTAGAGTATATTAAGAAAAGGGAGATTGGATATACAGCTTGTGACTTCAATTCCATTACGGATACGCTGCTTGCCGTACAAAGAGGGGAGATCCATGAAGCAATAGTCCCCATAGAAAATTCACTGGAGGGTGCAATAAATGTAACACTTGATACTATTGCATTTGATGTGGATCTGAAAATTATGGCTGAGGAAATAATAGCCGTAAGACCAAACCTCCTCGTAAAAAAAGGAACCAGGATTGAAGACATAAAATGCATACTGTCACATCCTCAGCCTATAGGACAGTGCATTAAGTATATAGGATCAAGATTTCCCGGAGCCCAGGTGAAAAGTGTTTACAGTACGGTAGGGGCTGTAGAGGAAGTGCTGGAGGGGAATGGCGATTTAGCGGCTATCGGTACTATCGCTGCGGCGGAAGCATATGGGTTGGATATATTAGACAGAAACATTCAAGATGGGGAGAATAACTTTACAAGGTTTGTTGTCGTGTCTGGTCAGGATAGTGAGAGAACCGGTGATGACAAAACTTCTATTGTATTTTCGACTGAAAATAAACCGGGAAGTTTATACAGGATACTGGATATTTTTAATTTATGGGATATAAATATGACCAGGATTGAATCAAGACCTGCAAAAAACCAACTGGGAAGATATATATTTTTTGTTGATATTATAGGACACAGGAGTGACGATGACGTGAGAGACGCACTTACAATGGTACAGAAAAAAACGTCATTTTATAAATTCCTTGGATCGTATCCGGTGTTTAGGAGCTAA
- a CDS encoding MazG-like family protein, which translates to MGVFDKEIDITRNIKIIEWLKSELLTDMANLFKILVNGMKEEIHDSIADTISNIILISYLLGRRLGISYNSIEMKIENKVKLGLVENHDVEKYYGDLSELSKHLNSSRYKIKK; encoded by the coding sequence ATGGGTGTTTTTGATAAAGAGATTGATATTACCAGGAACATAAAGATTATTGAATGGCTAAAAAGCGAACTCCTGACCGATATGGCAAATCTTTTCAAAATACTGGTAAACGGCATGAAGGAAGAAATACATGATTCTATAGCGGATACCATATCCAATATAATCTTAATATCGTATCTGCTTGGCAGAAGATTGGGTATCAGCTACAATTCAATAGAGATGAAGATAGAGAATAAAGTGAAACTGGGACTGGTTGAGAACCACGATGTGGAAAAGTACTACGGAGATCTTTCCGAACTTTCAAAGCATCTGAACAGCTCCAGATATAAAATTAAGAAGTAA
- a CDS encoding DHH family phosphoesterase codes for MDNKKISGIFVPRASFYLWIIFVLLIIVTILQWQVAIPGYLLLIALFYYNFRSSYVRQREITRYIENLTFNIDSATKDTLLNFPMPLVVVELNGTIIWYNSSFRKIFDGEELLEKTISSFVGELHPENLIDEKTNICKEIEINNRHYCVLGNIAKVEDKNNKDEYILLLYLVDNTELIETRKLYNDEKPAIGIIIIDNYDELMQSMEDSSQPQMLAEIERKVVQWVGFTGGIIKKFERDKYLFVFEYKHLKDFEEKKFEILDIVKEINIGNRIPVTLSLGFGINGGTLLENFKYAAASIDIALGRGGDQVVLKDGESFSFYGGKTRELEKRTRVKARVIAYALRELMDQASSVMIMGHENADIDSLGSALGLYRIAKNREKDAYIVLNYSNPTIDSMVSKIQKSNEYEGLFIGRVEALEKINTKTLLIIVDTHRPGFTECPELLNYTDQIVVIDHHRKGADFIQDAVLTYQETYASSTCELVTEILLYVEEKVKLKSIEAESLYAGIVVDTKNFTFKTGVRTFEAASYLRRQGVDTVAVRQLFQNDLKTYINISNVVKDAEIINDKIAISICPPNTKNAQLIAAQAADQLLTLSGLVAAFVLSYANSEVFISGRSLGDVNVQVILEKLGGGGHLTVAGAQLQDISIEEAKDKLKYAIIEYMDECNNSEK; via the coding sequence ATGGATAATAAAAAAATTTCTGGCATTTTTGTACCACGCGCAAGTTTCTACCTATGGATAATTTTTGTATTACTGATTATTGTGACCATATTGCAGTGGCAGGTGGCCATACCGGGATATCTGCTCTTAATCGCTCTTTTCTACTACAATTTCAGATCAAGCTATGTAAGGCAGCGTGAAATCACCAGGTATATAGAAAATCTTACATTTAATATAGATTCAGCTACTAAAGATACCCTGCTGAATTTTCCAATGCCTCTGGTGGTAGTAGAACTGAATGGTACAATTATTTGGTACAATTCTTCATTCAGGAAGATTTTCGATGGCGAAGAGCTTTTGGAAAAAACTATAAGTTCTTTTGTCGGAGAGCTGCATCCTGAAAACCTTATCGATGAAAAGACTAATATCTGTAAGGAGATAGAAATAAATAACCGTCATTATTGTGTGCTTGGCAATATTGCGAAAGTTGAAGACAAGAATAATAAGGATGAGTATATTCTTTTGCTTTACCTGGTTGACAACACTGAGCTGATAGAAACAAGGAAGTTATACAATGATGAAAAACCTGCTATAGGAATCATAATTATAGATAATTACGATGAACTGATGCAGAGTATGGAGGATTCCAGCCAGCCACAAATGCTTGCCGAGATAGAAAGAAAAGTTGTACAGTGGGTAGGATTTACAGGCGGCATAATCAAGAAGTTTGAAAGGGATAAGTATCTTTTTGTATTTGAATATAAACATCTGAAGGATTTTGAGGAAAAAAAATTCGAGATCCTTGATATTGTAAAGGAAATAAATATCGGTAACAGGATTCCTGTAACACTAAGTCTTGGTTTCGGAATAAACGGAGGCACACTGCTTGAAAACTTTAAGTATGCTGCAGCATCCATAGATATTGCGCTGGGAAGGGGCGGCGACCAGGTAGTTCTTAAAGATGGAGAGAGCTTCAGTTTCTATGGCGGGAAAACCAGGGAGCTGGAAAAGAGGACCAGGGTAAAGGCAAGAGTCATTGCATATGCTTTGCGAGAGCTTATGGATCAGGCATCTTCAGTCATGATTATGGGGCACGAAAATGCGGACATAGATTCTCTGGGATCAGCTCTGGGACTATACAGGATTGCAAAGAACAGGGAGAAGGATGCATACATAGTACTGAACTATTCCAATCCGACTATAGACAGCATGGTATCCAAAATACAAAAAAGTAATGAATATGAGGGCTTGTTCATTGGAAGAGTAGAGGCCTTGGAAAAGATAAACACAAAAACACTGCTGATAATTGTTGATACGCATAGGCCAGGATTTACAGAGTGCCCGGAATTGCTCAACTACACTGACCAGATAGTAGTTATCGACCATCACAGAAAAGGAGCGGATTTTATCCAGGATGCAGTTCTGACTTATCAGGAAACTTATGCATCTTCAACCTGTGAGCTTGTCACTGAAATTCTCCTGTACGTAGAAGAAAAGGTCAAACTGAAGTCTATCGAGGCAGAGTCTCTATATGCGGGAATTGTTGTGGATACTAAAAACTTTACATTCAAAACCGGGGTAAGAACCTTTGAAGCAGCATCATACCTCAGGAGGCAGGGGGTGGACACTGTTGCGGTGAGGCAGCTTTTCCAGAATGACCTGAAAACCTATATCAATATTTCCAATGTTGTAAAAGACGCTGAAATAATTAATGATAAAATAGCAATATCCATCTGTCCTCCTAACACAAAGAATGCACAGCTTATAGCTGCACAGGCTGCGGACCAGCTTTTGACCCTTTCGGGGCTTGTTGCTGCATTTGTATTAAGCTATGCAAATAGCGAAGTTTTTATAAGCGGCAGATCCCTTGGAGATGTGAATGTTCAGGTAATCCTGGAAAAACTGGGTGGTGGAGGGCATCTGACTGTTGCAGGAGCACAGCTTCAGGATATTTCGATAGAAGAAGCCAAAGATAAACTTAAGTATGCTATAATTGAATATATGGACGAGTGCAATAATAGTGAAAAATAA
- the rplI gene encoding 50S ribosomal protein L9 — protein MKVILKQDVKGMGKKESMVEVSDGYARNYLIPRGLAVEANATNINVMNTKKEAERSKKERELASAKALAEKIKNITVVIKTKAGENGKLFGSITSMDIAGKLKSDFGLDIDKKKIQLQDAIKALGTTEVEVKLYPEVSAKLMVKIEQGQ, from the coding sequence ATGAAGGTTATATTAAAACAGGATGTCAAAGGGATGGGAAAGAAAGAAAGCATGGTTGAAGTCAGCGACGGGTATGCAAGGAATTACCTGATACCAAGAGGCCTGGCTGTAGAGGCTAATGCTACAAACATCAATGTTATGAATACTAAAAAGGAAGCCGAACGTTCAAAGAAGGAAAGAGAACTTGCAAGTGCTAAAGCTTTGGCAGAAAAAATCAAAAACATTACGGTTGTTATTAAGACTAAGGCAGGAGAAAACGGAAAGCTTTTCGGTTCTATTACAAGTATGGATATAGCCGGCAAGCTTAAAAGCGATTTTGGACTTGATATAGACAAGAAAAAGATTCAGCTACAGGATGCGATAAAAGCATTGGGAACTACAGAGGTGGAAGTAAAGCTTTACCCTGAAGTAAGTGCAAAGCTTATGGTAAAAATCGAGCAGGGACAATAA
- the dnaB gene encoding replicative DNA helicase — MDINALGRIPPHNIQAEQSVLGSMLLDKEVIPNVTEILKSEDFYREDNREIFDAILDLFNRAEPIDLITVSEQLKLRGTLESVGGLEYLTNIATSVPTTTNARHYAKIVEEKSILRSLIRASSDILNMGYEAAEEVSYVLDRAEKNIFDILQKRNLQGFAPIKDVLVDTFNKLEELYNSKGVVTGIPTGFTDLDYKTAGLHNSDLVLIAARPAMGKTAFVLNIAQYAAVHAKVPVAIFSLEMSKEQLVNRMLCCEAMVDSQRMRTGKLEDDDWQKIARALGPLSEAPIYIDDTPGTSIMEIRAKCRRLKLEKNLGMIVIDYLQLMQGRGKNESRQQEISEISRSLKILAKELSVPVLTLSQLSRGPESRTDHRPMLSDLRESGAIEQDADIVMFLYRDDYYNPETEKKNIAEVILAKHRAGSTGTVELVWLGQYTKFANLEKFRA; from the coding sequence ATGGATATTAATGCTTTAGGTAGAATTCCGCCCCATAATATACAGGCCGAACAGTCGGTTCTGGGGTCGATGCTTTTGGACAAAGAGGTAATACCAAACGTAACAGAGATACTTAAAAGTGAAGATTTTTACAGAGAAGACAATAGGGAAATATTTGATGCTATTCTTGACCTTTTTAACAGAGCTGAGCCTATTGATTTGATTACGGTATCTGAACAATTGAAGCTTAGAGGCACATTAGAAAGTGTAGGAGGATTGGAGTATCTTACAAACATAGCTACATCTGTTCCAACCACCACCAATGCCCGTCACTATGCAAAAATTGTCGAAGAGAAATCAATTCTCAGGAGTCTGATAAGAGCATCGTCAGATATTCTGAATATGGGCTATGAAGCTGCAGAGGAAGTATCGTATGTCCTTGACAGAGCTGAAAAGAATATTTTTGATATACTTCAAAAGAGAAACCTGCAGGGATTTGCACCTATTAAGGATGTACTTGTAGATACCTTTAACAAGCTTGAAGAATTATATAACAGCAAAGGGGTTGTAACAGGTATACCCACAGGTTTCACAGATCTTGACTATAAAACTGCGGGGCTCCACAATTCAGACCTTGTTCTTATTGCTGCCAGACCTGCCATGGGGAAAACTGCTTTTGTACTGAATATTGCACAGTATGCTGCTGTACATGCAAAGGTACCTGTTGCTATTTTCAGTTTGGAAATGTCAAAAGAGCAGCTTGTAAACAGAATGCTTTGCTGTGAAGCGATGGTGGACAGCCAGAGAATGAGAACCGGAAAGCTGGAGGATGATGACTGGCAGAAGATTGCACGTGCCCTGGGTCCTCTTTCGGAGGCTCCGATATACATAGACGATACTCCCGGAACTTCAATTATGGAGATACGTGCGAAATGCAGAAGGCTAAAGCTGGAAAAAAACTTAGGAATGATTGTTATAGACTACCTGCAGCTTATGCAGGGAAGGGGTAAAAACGAGAGCAGGCAGCAGGAAATTTCTGAGATTTCAAGATCACTTAAGATTTTGGCAAAAGAACTGAGTGTTCCGGTACTTACTCTGTCCCAGTTAAGCCGTGGACCTGAATCAAGAACTGATCATAGGCCTATGCTCAGTGATTTGAGAGAATCCGGAGCTATCGAGCAGGACGCAGATATAGTTATGTTCCTCTACAGGGACGACTACTATAATCCTGAGACAGAAAAGAAAAATATAGCTGAAGTTATACTGGCTAAACACAGAGCTGGCTCTACTGGAACAGTTGAGCTCGTGTGGCTTGGACAATATACCAAGTTTGCAAACCTGGAAAAGTTCAGGGCATAA
- the tilS gene encoding tRNA lysidine(34) synthetase TilS, whose product MSIEKKVLNTIRKFNLVQSGESIIVGVSGGPDSVCLLHVLHTLIGELNINNIYAVHINHMLRGDESRLDEEYVVDLCEKLGIRLFSKSFDIKAISRGKSISIEEAGREVRYGQFEAVSAEVGAEKIAVAHNRNDQAETVLMHIIRGAGLEGLQGMEFRRGRIIRPLMEIERSDIEKYCSEKRLNPRTDSSNLKNIYTRNKVRLDLIPFIDNLFKTDITDKLVKASVLLRDDNNYINANVSRIFDQCVISRSRQDIQLDISAINSQHPAIKKRLVRNAVREVKGDLKGIENIHIEGTIAVIQSGKTGIEIHLPFNIRVRKSYNILRIFLHNGSEQVDTAFDRSLNVPGQTVGENQDTFIKAEIEEMIKDKDYNKDAQYSLAKYFDYEKLKTGISIRTRKEGDIFKPYKSNGTKKLKEYFIDNKIPKEERARIPVIAKGNEIVWIIGHKISDKFKVTENTKSILKLEYIKLSEENT is encoded by the coding sequence ATGAGTATAGAAAAGAAAGTTTTGAACACAATCAGAAAATTTAATCTGGTACAGAGTGGCGAGAGTATCATTGTAGGGGTCTCAGGAGGCCCTGATTCGGTATGCCTCCTTCATGTACTCCATACGCTGATAGGTGAGCTGAATATAAATAATATTTACGCCGTACATATAAACCATATGCTGAGAGGCGATGAATCACGCCTTGATGAGGAATATGTAGTTGATTTGTGTGAAAAGCTAGGAATAAGGCTGTTTTCCAAATCTTTTGATATTAAAGCTATTTCACGGGGAAAGAGTATATCTATCGAGGAAGCCGGCAGGGAGGTACGCTATGGTCAATTTGAAGCTGTATCTGCTGAAGTGGGGGCAGAAAAGATTGCAGTAGCGCATAATAGGAATGATCAGGCAGAAACTGTGCTGATGCATATTATCAGAGGAGCCGGACTTGAAGGACTCCAGGGTATGGAATTTAGAAGGGGCAGGATTATCAGGCCTCTTATGGAAATAGAACGAAGTGATATAGAAAAATATTGTAGTGAGAAAAGGCTAAATCCCAGAACGGACAGCTCAAATCTGAAAAATATATATACAAGGAACAAAGTCCGTCTTGATCTGATTCCTTTTATTGATAACCTGTTCAAGACTGACATAACCGACAAGCTTGTAAAAGCATCTGTTCTTTTAAGGGATGACAATAATTATATTAATGCGAACGTATCAAGAATATTTGATCAATGTGTTATCAGCAGGAGCAGGCAGGATATACAACTAGATATTTCTGCAATCAATAGTCAACATCCTGCCATTAAAAAAAGATTGGTCCGTAATGCTGTCAGAGAAGTAAAAGGAGACCTGAAGGGCATAGAAAATATTCATATAGAGGGCACAATAGCTGTTATTCAATCGGGGAAAACTGGTATTGAAATACACCTGCCTTTTAATATACGTGTCAGGAAGTCCTATAACATATTGAGGATATTTCTGCATAATGGGTCTGAGCAGGTTGATACAGCTTTTGACAGAAGCTTAAACGTTCCGGGTCAAACAGTTGGAGAAAATCAAGATACTTTCATAAAAGCAGAAATAGAAGAAATGATAAAGGATAAAGACTATAACAAAGATGCTCAGTACAGTTTAGCGAAATATTTTGATTATGAAAAGCTAAAAACAGGAATAAGTATAAGGACCCGGAAAGAAGGGGATATTTTCAAACCATATAAGTCTAATGGTACAAAAAAACTAAAAGAATATTTTATTGATAATAAAATTCCAAAGGAAGAAAGAGCCAGAATTCCAGTTATTGCAAAAGGTAATGAGATAGTCTGGATTATTGGGCATAAAATAAGTGATAAATTTAAAGTAACTGAAAATACTAAAAGTATATTAAAATTAGAATATATAAAACTAAGTGAGGAGAATACATAA
- the hpt gene encoding hypoxanthine phosphoribosyltransferase, giving the protein MEGIKGVLVSREALNQKIKELGQKISQDYEGKDLVLVGVLKGGFVFLADLMREITIPVDMDFISVSSYGNSTRSSGVVRIIKDIDINITNKHVLIVEDLVDTGLTLKHLKELLNTRGPLSVKICTALDKPSRRKVEIDVDYEGIVIPDEFVVGYGLDCAGKYRNLPEVCTLDPNMFKK; this is encoded by the coding sequence ATGGAAGGTATAAAAGGTGTTTTGGTAAGCAGGGAAGCTCTAAATCAAAAAATCAAAGAACTGGGACAGAAGATTTCGCAGGACTATGAAGGTAAGGATTTGGTTTTAGTCGGCGTTTTAAAGGGTGGTTTTGTTTTTTTAGCGGATTTAATGAGAGAAATAACTATTCCTGTTGATATGGATTTTATATCTGTTTCAAGCTACGGAAATTCAACCAGGTCGTCAGGAGTGGTAAGAATTATAAAGGACATAGATATAAATATTACAAACAAGCATGTGCTGATTGTTGAAGATCTTGTTGATACAGGACTTACGCTTAAACACCTGAAGGAGCTGCTGAATACCAGAGGGCCTCTGAGTGTAAAAATATGTACTGCTCTTGATAAGCCTTCGAGAAGAAAAGTTGAAATAGATGTTGATTATGAAGGTATAGTAATTCCTGATGAGTTTGTTGTGGGTTATGGGTTGGATTGTGCAGGTAAGTACAGGAATCTCCCTGAGGTGTGCACATTAGATCCTAACATGTTTAAGAAATAA
- the ftsH gene encoding ATP-dependent zinc metalloprotease FtsH produces MKYFKGLSFYIVLFVIIIFILMVLQGGGGPTVMKYSELLNEIQSGNVNSIELQGDKATVTLNKPPAGNAGNKFTVYVSSVDRFTDLVTNSITAGKVKSFQFQPPPSPPWWVAILPTIGLIVIFVLFWVFFLQQSQGGGGNRVMSFGKSRAKMSTDDKKKVTFEDVAGADEEKEELKEIVEFLKQPKKFVELGARIPKGVLLVGPPGTGKTLLAKAVSGEAGVPFFSISGSDFVEMFVGVGASRVRDLFDQAKKNSPCIIFIDEIDAVGRHRGAGLGGGHDEREQTLNQLLVEMDGFGVNEGVIILAATNRPDILDPALLRPGRFDRRVVVGLPDIKGREHILKVHARGKPLGSDVRLDDLAKTTPGFTGADLENLLNEAALLAARNNKKQIGMEEIKEASFKVVMGPEKKSRVMSEKEKKLTAYHEAGHALAVKIISTTDKVDRISIIPAGMAGGYTAYKPEEDKSYHTKSQLLERIIVALGGRAAEQIVLGEISTGAGSDLKTANGVARSMITKYGMSDKLGNLIFGNENDEVFIGRDLAQARNYSEEVAATIDREVKSIIDECYDKTIKMLQDNINKLHKVAEALLEKEKLEGAEFEEIIASA; encoded by the coding sequence TTGAAATATTTCAAGGGATTAAGCTTTTATATAGTACTTTTCGTAATCATAATCTTTATTCTAATGGTGCTTCAAGGCGGCGGCGGTCCTACTGTTATGAAGTATTCCGAGCTGCTGAACGAGATTCAGAGCGGTAATGTAAATAGTATAGAATTACAGGGCGATAAAGCCACGGTTACACTTAATAAGCCACCTGCAGGCAATGCCGGAAACAAATTTACAGTTTATGTTTCTTCGGTCGATAGATTTACGGATCTTGTTACAAATTCTATTACTGCGGGTAAAGTTAAGAGCTTCCAGTTTCAGCCTCCACCATCACCACCTTGGTGGGTAGCGATACTTCCTACCATAGGATTAATAGTGATATTTGTACTGTTCTGGGTGTTTTTCCTACAGCAGTCCCAGGGCGGTGGCGGAAACAGGGTAATGTCATTCGGGAAAAGCAGAGCTAAAATGAGTACCGATGACAAGAAGAAAGTGACATTTGAAGATGTAGCCGGTGCTGATGAGGAAAAGGAAGAGCTGAAGGAAATAGTAGAATTTTTGAAACAACCTAAGAAATTTGTTGAATTAGGGGCGAGAATACCAAAGGGTGTACTCCTGGTGGGACCTCCGGGTACCGGTAAAACACTGCTTGCAAAGGCTGTTTCAGGAGAAGCTGGAGTGCCGTTTTTCAGTATAAGCGGATCTGATTTTGTGGAAATGTTTGTTGGTGTCGGTGCATCCCGTGTAAGAGACTTGTTTGATCAGGCAAAGAAGAATTCACCGTGTATAATTTTTATCGACGAAATCGACGCTGTCGGCAGACATAGGGGCGCAGGTCTGGGAGGCGGACATGACGAGCGTGAACAGACTCTAAACCAGCTGCTTGTTGAAATGGATGGTTTTGGCGTTAATGAGGGAGTTATAATACTGGCTGCTACAAACAGGCCTGATATACTTGATCCTGCACTTTTGAGACCCGGAAGATTCGACAGACGGGTTGTAGTAGGATTACCAGATATAAAGGGAAGAGAACATATACTAAAGGTGCATGCAAGAGGTAAGCCTTTAGGATCCGATGTACGACTTGATGATCTGGCAAAAACTACCCCGGGCTTTACCGGTGCTGACCTGGAAAACCTTTTGAATGAAGCCGCCCTACTGGCTGCAAGGAATAATAAGAAGCAGATAGGTATGGAAGAGATAAAAGAAGCATCTTTTAAAGTTGTTATGGGACCTGAAAAGAAGAGCAGGGTAATGAGTGAAAAAGAAAAGAAACTTACAGCTTATCATGAAGCAGGTCATGCACTGGCTGTAAAGATTATTTCCACGACTGACAAGGTAGACAGGATTTCGATTATCCCTGCAGGAATGGCAGGCGGATATACTGCCTATAAACCTGAGGAGGATAAGAGCTATCATACAAAATCTCAACTTCTTGAGCGTATAATAGTGGCACTTGGGGGAAGAGCTGCAGAACAGATAGTTCTTGGAGAAATAAGTACAGGTGCGGGCAGTGACTTGAAGACTGCTAATGGTGTTGCGAGAAGCATGATAACCAAATATGGTATGAGTGATAAGCTTGGAAATCTCATATTCGGTAATGAAAATGATGAAGTCTTTATCGGCCGTGACCTGGCACAGGCCAGAAATTACAGTGAGGAAGTAGCAGCAACTATAGACAGGGAAGTGAAGAGCATTATAGATGAATGCTACGATAAGACCATCAAAATGCTTCAGGATAACATCAATAAGCTTCATAAAGTGGCAGAAGCGCTCCTTGAGAAAGAGAAACTTGAGGGAGCCGAATTTGAAGAAATCATTGCAAGTGCATAA
- a CDS encoding thioesterase family protein: MDKFGLDIGLKASIDMKVSGKDTAQAVGSGGIDVFSTPTMIALMEKAALSAVEPHLPAGYATVGTMVNIKHIAATPVEMEVNAVAELIAVDDKKLTFKIEAYDSMEKIGEGLHERYIVNTEKFRDKVYSKGK; encoded by the coding sequence ATGGACAAATTTGGCTTGGATATAGGCTTGAAAGCTTCTATAGATATGAAGGTATCCGGAAAAGATACGGCACAAGCGGTAGGAAGCGGTGGTATAGACGTGTTTTCAACCCCGACTATGATAGCATTGATGGAAAAAGCGGCTCTTTCGGCAGTAGAACCGCACTTGCCTGCAGGCTATGCAACAGTCGGTACAATGGTAAATATAAAGCATATAGCAGCGACTCCTGTAGAAATGGAAGTAAATGCAGTCGCTGAACTTATTGCTGTGGATGACAAGAAGTTGACTTTCAAAATAGAAGCTTATGATAGTATGGAAAAAATAGGTGAAGGTTTGCATGAAAGGTATATAGTAAATACTGAAAAATTCAGGGATAAGGTATATAGCAAAGGTAAGTAA